One genomic window of uncultured delta proteobacterium includes the following:
- a CDS encoding transposase: MFKISEVYATKQLHNPLQPKEILNMSHHNTLFSQMLSLIPRHVFQKLEARHKTGRSSRQFGFKEQFTVMAFIQLAARRSMRDGLRCLAACGKRLYHFGLFPVARSTFSDANNSRPVGFFKDLFADMYSLCVPKASKHKFHFKCKLYSMDATTISLCLSLFPWATFRQNKGGVKMNTVLDHDGHIPAFVTVDVAKTHESRMAKSLSLPKGSIVTFDKGYVSYPWFQTLLENGIFFVTRLKDNAVYKLLERRPVNRTSGVTSDHIIEVKHSRGKVLRLRRIGYRDAETGKRYEFLTNHFRLSARTIADIYKERWKIELFFREIKQNLRIKSFVGNTENAVLIQIYTALTVYLLLAYQKFLSKTGLSVQQLFQIASLNILGTDSLEELLKPRRRKNENLYNLSLLSLAA, translated from the coding sequence ATGTTCAAAATCTCCGAGGTTTATGCTACAAAACAGTTGCATAACCCATTGCAGCCCAAGGAGATTTTGAACATGAGCCATCATAATACACTCTTTTCTCAAATGCTATCATTGATTCCCAGACATGTTTTTCAGAAACTGGAAGCCCGGCATAAAACAGGTCGTTCTTCTCGACAATTCGGCTTTAAGGAACAGTTTACGGTCATGGCTTTTATCCAGCTTGCAGCAAGGCGCTCCATGCGTGACGGATTGCGCTGTTTGGCCGCCTGCGGCAAGAGGCTGTATCATTTTGGCCTTTTTCCCGTTGCACGTTCCACTTTCTCCGATGCCAACAACTCCCGGCCTGTGGGCTTTTTCAAAGATCTATTTGCCGACATGTACAGCCTGTGTGTTCCCAAGGCCTCCAAACACAAATTTCATTTCAAATGCAAACTTTACAGCATGGACGCCACCACCATCAGCCTGTGTTTGTCGCTGTTTCCCTGGGCCACGTTCCGCCAAAACAAGGGCGGCGTCAAAATGAACACAGTGCTTGACCACGATGGTCATATCCCGGCATTTGTCACCGTTGATGTGGCCAAAACGCACGAAAGCCGTATGGCGAAAAGTCTTTCTCTGCCCAAAGGCTCCATCGTGACCTTCGACAAAGGCTATGTCAGTTACCCCTGGTTTCAGACCCTGCTCGAAAATGGCATCTTTTTCGTCACCCGCCTGAAGGACAACGCTGTTTACAAACTGCTGGAGCGCCGCCCGGTGAACCGCACAAGCGGGGTTACTTCCGACCACATTATCGAAGTGAAGCACAGCCGGGGAAAAGTCTTGCGCCTGCGTCGCATCGGCTACCGGGACGCCGAAACAGGCAAGCGTTACGAATTTCTGACAAATCACTTTCGCCTGTCCGCCCGCACCATCGCCGATATTTACAAAGAACGCTGGAAAATCGAACTCTTTTTTCGCGAAATCAAACAGAATCTACGCATCAAAAGCTTTGTCGGGAACACGGAAAATGCTGTATTGATTCAGATTTATACCGCGCTGACCGTCTACCTGCTCCTGGCCTACCAGAAATTCCTGAGTAAAACAGGGCTGTCCGTGCAGCAACTTTTCCAAATCGCCTCACTGAACATCCTCGGAACAGACTCGCTGGAAGAACTCCTGAAGCCCCGACGACGAAAAAATGAAAACCTCTATAACCTCAGTCTGTTATCCTTGGCAGCTTAA
- the ssb gene encoding Single-stranded DNA-binding protein — MLNKVMLIGRLGRDPELRYSASGMPMANLRIATDESYTDRDGNKVDRTEWHSVVVFQRQAENCANYLAKGSLVFVEGSLQTRKWQDQQGQDRYTTEIKAQRVQFLDRKGSAGQGDYASGPSDQQYGGDQQFGGGQQAGGGKQYGGGQQGGGRGSAPQRQQPRNPEPEDLGPAFPSEASGMDDVPF; from the coding sequence ATGCTGAACAAAGTGATGCTTATCGGCAGATTGGGCCGCGACCCCGAATTACGGTATTCCGCTTCCGGAATGCCCATGGCTAACCTGCGCATCGCCACGGATGAAAGTTACACCGACCGGGACGGCAACAAGGTGGACCGGACGGAGTGGCATTCGGTGGTGGTTTTCCAGCGCCAGGCGGAAAACTGCGCCAACTATCTCGCCAAGGGGAGCCTCGTCTTTGTGGAGGGGAGCCTGCAGACCCGTAAATGGCAGGACCAGCAGGGCCAGGACAGATACACCACGGAAATCAAGGCCCAGCGCGTGCAATTCCTCGACCGTAAAGGTTCGGCGGGGCAGGGCGACTATGCGAGCGGGCCTTCGGACCAGCAATATGGCGGGGACCAGCAATTCGGCGGCGGGCAACAAGCCGGTGGCGGAAAACAGTATGGCGGCGGCCAGCAAGGCGGAGGACGCGGCAGCGCGCCCCAGCGCCAGCAGCCGAGAAATCCCGAACCGGAAGATCTGGGCCCGGCCTTTCCGTCCGAAGCCAGCGGAATGGACGACGTGCCGTTCTGA